CAGGCGGTGAACAATTTTACAGGATTTGCACCTTTGGGCGTGGTGCTTGTGACCATGCTTGGGGTGGGATGCGCGGAGGGCAGCGGATATCTGTCCGCCCTGATGAAAAAAGCGGTGTCCGTGACGCCAGCCATGATCGTGACACCGATGCTGGTATTTTTGGGCGTCATGTCCAATGTGGCCTCGGATATCGGCTATGTGGTGCTGATCCCCATCGGCGCCGTGGTATTTATGGCATACGGAAGGCATCCGCTGGCAGGACTGGCGGCGGCGTTTGCGGGAGTTTCCGGGGGATTCTCCGCCAATCTGCTGATCGGCACCTTAGATCCGATGCTGGCAGGCTTAAGCACGGAGGCGGCCCGTATGGTGGACCCGGCCTATGTGGTGCAGCCTACGGCCAACTGGTATTTTATGATCGTGTCCACGGTGGTCATTGTGGTCATCGGGACCCTGGTGACGGACCGGATCGTGGAACCGCGCCTGTCGGCCCACCGGCATACCGGTGAAGATGTGGAGACGGCCACGGCGCTGAGCGGGCAGGAAAAAAAGGCCCTGCGGCTGGCGAATCTGACTCTGTTCGGATTCATTGCAGCGGTGGCGCTTTTGGCTCTGCCGCAGAACTCATTTTTGAGAAATGCAGAGACAGGGAGCCTGATGAACAACTCCCCGTTCATGGATGGTCTGATCATTCTGATCGCTCTTCTGTTCTTCTTGCCGTCCGTGGTATATGGCAGGGTGTCGGGCAATTATAAGGATGAGAAGGATGTGTGCAATCAGCTTGGCGTCAACATGTCCGCCATGGGAAGCTATATCGCCCTGGCCTTTGTGGCGGCCCAGTTCATCAGTTACTTTAACTATACGAAGCTGGGGTCCGTGCTGGCCTTAAAGGGCGCGTCCTTTTTAGAGCAGGCGGGCGTTGGCGGGCCTGTACTGATGATCTGTTTCATCCTGTTCTCAGCCCTGATCAATCTGGTGATGGGATCTGCCTCCGCCAAGTGGACGATCCTGGCGCCGGTATTTGTGCCCATGTTCATGCTGCTTGGCTACTCACCGGAGCTGACCCAGGTGGCGTACCGCATCGGCGACTCCTGCACGAACCTGATCACCCCCTTAATGACGTACTTTGCCATGATCGTGGTATTTGCCAAAAAGTACGACAAGGATTCCGGCATCGGAACCCTGATCTCCACCATGCTGCCCTACAGCCTGTTCTTTATGATCGGCTGGTCGGTGCTTTTAGTGGTATGGATGATGCTCGGGCTTCCGCTGGGGCCGGGCGCGGCCATGACATTCTGAGGAGTTAGGGCTGCTCCACTATGGTGTAAGCTTATTCTGCGCTCTCCACTCCCTGGGGGAGATCCCGTACACATTTTTAAATGCTCTGGAAAAATGGAGCTGGCTGGGGTATCCGACGGCGTTGCTGATATCCCGGATCGCCAGCTCTGTCAGCTTCAACAGCTCCGCCGCCTTGCTCATGCGGTAGCTGATCAGGAATTCCTGGGGGCTTTTGCCCGTTGCATCCCGGAAGATCTTTCCAAAATAACTCCTGTTTAAATTACAGAAAGCGGCAATATCCTCAACCGAAATATCATTCTGGAAGTTCTGTTCAATAAAGGACAGGGCTTCTTTTACATAGAAGTCCCGCATCTTCCCGCTCTGGAGAAGCTTGCGGGAGGCACAGGAGCGGGTCAGATAATCCAAAAACAGGTACAGATGCCCGATCAGGTGATAGGGGGACTGGTTTGGATTCTGAGCGATGTAGAGCATCTCGTTCTTTAACTGGGCCGTCAAGTCCCGCGCGTTGGAGTGGTAGACCGGATGATCCATATCCAGTCCCGCAAGCTCTATGGCTTCCTTCACCCGCAGCCCGTCGAACTCCAGCCAGGTGTACTCCCAGGGATGGTCCTTGTCCGCGTAATAGGTGTTCACCTGCTTGGGAAAGATCATAAAGCCTTCGCCGCTCTTGATCTTGTAAGTGTTGGTGATCCCCCTGGAATCGGTGGACTGGAGCGTGCCGGTTCCGGAGATCACATAGTGGAACAGATAATGGTTCCTGGCATAAGGGCCATAGGAGTGCAGCGGTTCACATTCCTCCCACCCATATTGATATAAACCAAGGTCAACAAACCGTTCATTTGGAAAAATAGAAAACATCATATGGTCCATAAAGCATCTCCCTTGTCACGAAAATCCACATAATCTGCAATAATCATCCCTATTATATACCAAAATGCGTCCTGACATCAACCATAAGAGAGAAAAACAGCATTTTGGTATATAATCCACAAAATCCATACATTTACTCTGAGCTTTGCAGATAGTATGATATCCATGTAAAGCATTACCGCGCGGGTAACCAGTAGGAAACAGGGGGTAGATATTATGCTGAAATGGAAGAAACAAAGCATTGCCGCAGGACTGGCGGTCCTGATGGCTTCTTCGGCTTTAAGCGGATGTGCAGGCGCCGGACAGGACGGCAAGGTCAGCCTGTCCTTTCAGATCTGGGATAATGCCCAGCGTGGAGGAATGCAGGCCATAGCGGACGCCTACATGGCAAAGCATCCCGAGGTGACGGTGGATGTACAGGTCACCAGTTGGGATGAGTACTGGACCAAATTGGACGCCGCGGCGGAATCAAACCAGCTTCCGGATATATTCTGGATGCATACGAACCAGATCTTGAAATACGCAGATTACGGGATGCTGGCAGATGTGACGGATCTCTATGACGATGTGGACCCGGATTATTACAACAAGCATTATTCCGAGATCTCCCAGGACAATGCCAGAGGCTCCGACGGCAGGATGTACGGTGTGCCGAAGGATAAGGATACCATAGGCCTGGTCTACAACAAGGTACTGTTCGACCAGGCGGGAGTCGCCTATCCGGATGAGACCTGGACCTGGGACGATCTGTGCAGCGCTTCCGCAGCCATCTATGAGAAGACCGGAAAATACGGTTATATGGCTTATGCGGACGACCAGCTCGGATACTGGAATTTCGTGTACCAGGCCGGCGGGTATATTTTAAACGAGGATAAGACGAAGGCGGGATTTGATCAGCCGGGTACGAAAAAGGGCATGGAATTTTATATCAATCTTCAGAAAGAACCCTGGTGCCCGGATCAGAATTATTTTGCGGAGACCAACCCGGGCACGGCATTCGCCTCCGGGCAGGGAGCCATGTACTTAGAAGGCAACTGGAACCTGATGTCCATGATGGAGAACAACAAGGATATCGAAGGCCAGTGGGACATCGCGGTGCTGCCCAAATGCCCGGATCCGGTGAGCGGGGACGGAAGGGCTACCATTTCCAACGGCCTGTCCTACGCTACCGGCGCAAAAGGGAAAAAGCTCTCCTACGCCCTGGACTTTCTAAAGTTCTGCGGTTCTGAGGAAGGGCAGCGGGTACAGGGAATGTCCGGCGCGGCCATCCCTGCCTACATAGGGCTTGAAGATACCTGGATCCAGGCGTTTGACCGGTTTGAACACAAGCTGAGCGTGGAGCACTGTGTAGAGATGTTCCCTTACGGCGTGCAGAGCGTCAACAATGCATCAAGGCCTAACTGGAAGACGCAGGTAAATGATATTCTGCTTAAGATCTACAGCGGCGAGCTGACCCTGGAAGAAGGGCTGGCGCGGATGCAGAAACAGGTTGACGAGGCGAAGGCGCCGTAAAAGGTTGACGTCTAGAGCGCTCAAGAACAGGAGGAAATCATGGGAAAGAAAAAATGGCTTACAGAAGATGCAAAATGGGGCTATCTGCTGGTAGCGCCAACGATCATCGGCCTGGTACTGTTAAACGTATATCCGTTTATCCAGACCCTGGTCTTAAGTTTTTCCACCACGCATCCCTTTGGATATTATGAGATCACGGGTGTCGGGAACTATGTACAGATGTTTTCCGATAAGGAATTCTGGAAAGCGACCTGGAATTCCATCTACTTCTGCATCCTGACCGTGCCGCTGGGAGTGTTCCTCTCCCTGCTGACGGCGGTCCTGTTAAATGCGAAGATCGCGGGCAAGACGGCGTTTCGGGCGATCTATTTCCTGCCGATGGTAGTGGCGCCCGCGGCTATCGCTATGGTGTGGAAATGGATCTTCAACGCGGAGTACGGGATCATCAACCAGATCATCGGAACCAAGGTAAACTGGCTGACCAACCCGGCGCTGGTGCTCCCGGCCTGCGCGGTGGTGGCGATCTGGAGCGCCGTAGGGTATGACGCGGTGCTGCTTTTATCGGGTATCCAGAATATTTCCAAAAGCTACTATGAGGCGGCAAGCTTAGACGGGGCCAGCAAGGTGCAGCAGTTTGAACTGTCCCCCTTGTCAAGGACATTTTTAAAAGTGGGGCAGTTTATTTTTCCTCCTCTTTTACCTACATCCTGTTCTCAGATGTCCTGTTTTCTATTATTATGGTATTCTATGATAGTTTTAAGTAATCTTGTTACTTTGAAGTATTCTGCCTCCTAATTCCTCCGGCCTTTTTGTAATCACCGGACAGGACGGCCTGTTGGGGATATCCAGTGGATACTTCCCAGTGATGAAAAAGTCATAAAACTCGTTTGGGGCTAACTTTGCAAGTTTCCATTGGTAACGCTCATTATTGTAGTACTCCATATAGTCATCTATCACACACTTTACTTCGATGAACGCAGCACAATCCGCCAGGTTTCCCCTGATGTGGTCCTTCATATGCCCGAAGAAGCTTTCCTGCGGGGCATTGTCCCAGCAGCAGCCCTTGCGGGACATGGACTGGCGCAGTTTTCTGTCATAAAGGATGTTGATAAAGCTTCGGCTGGTATAATGACAGCCCTGGTCGCTGTGGATAATTGTTTCGGCATGCAGGGAGATTCCATGGTCTGCGATCAGCCTCTCCACTGTTTCCAGTACGAAGTCCACTTCCAGCGATTCGCTGAGCACATAAGAGAGTATCTGTTTCGTAAAAGCATCCAGGATCGTAGACAGATAAGCAAACCTTCCGGCATAAGGCAGGTAAGTGATATCTGTCAGCAACACCATCCTCGGCCCATAACTTTCGAACTCACGGCGGAGCAGGTTATCCGAAACACTTCCAGTCCGGAGCGCTTTTGCGAGTCTCTTATTGGGATTCGGGCCCCGGTATGGGCAGGACAGCCGGAACTTTTCCATCAGCCTGCGGATCTTTTTCAGGTTCATGATGACCGGAGGGTCACTGTGGAGCAGAGCCATATGGATGCCCCGGGCTCCTTTGGGATAACCGTGCTGCTTATAAGCGGACAGTACCAGCTCGAAATCCCGGCGGTCCTCCTCTTCCTTCTGCTCACGGACCGGGGCAGCTTTCAGCCAGGCATAATAGCCGCTCCTGGAAACCCCGGCTGCCGAACAGAGTTCTTTGGCGGAGAGGGTGTTCCCGTTCTGTGCCAGGGTCTGCTGAATAATCTCAAAAATACACGAAGAGTCGTTCATGAGCAGTGCACCTACTTTCTGGTAGTTCTGACTGCAGAAATTTTTTTTAAAAACTCCACTTCCTGTTTCAGGTAATCGACCTCATGCCGAAGCTGTTTCAGTTCTTCTTTTTCAGATGCATGGTTATCACCCGTCTGCTCCTGGGGCTGCCTCTTTCCATGTGTGTAGTTCCCTTCGTAGAAACAGCCGTACTTCTTGTACTGTTCCCGGATGTGGCCGGAAATACTCCAGATCCTGCGCTCCCCCAGGATGGCCGGGTTATAGCCGTGATCCTCCAGAATCTTCCGGGGAAGTTCCCCTTTCTGGTATTCTGAATAAAAGATCTCTTTGAACTCTTTGGTAAGGTTCAATTGAAACTGGGTCACGCTGTAGGTGTAAGGGTTTTGTCGCAGCAACAGTATTTCTTCTTCGGTAAAGGGTTTTCTGCTCATGGTATTCCTCCTGTTGTTCTTAATTTAAGAATACCATAAGGAAAGTGAATATGCCAAAAGAAAACGGGGGCCAGGCTAAAGTTCCGGGGTGCAGTCCAATAAAACGGGTACACCAGCAGAGTGTGTGCATTATAAGGGGACGGGAATGCAGGGGGCTGTTCATATTTAAGGGGCTGACAAGGCGGTCTGTCTAAAAAGAGGGTCCCCCACTTTCCAATGTGTCCACACTTATGGGTACATTATAGTTCTTTCAGATCACCCTGC
This portion of the Clostridium sp. AN503 genome encodes:
- a CDS encoding AbgT family transporter, whose protein sequence is MNNKAAKREKLTWFARFLNIVETAGNRLPHPITMFAILAVAIVLISGLCAALGVSATGEMIDAKTMEVSEQTITVVSLMNREGLAYMLTQAVNNFTGFAPLGVVLVTMLGVGCAEGSGYLSALMKKAVSVTPAMIVTPMLVFLGVMSNVASDIGYVVLIPIGAVVFMAYGRHPLAGLAAAFAGVSGGFSANLLIGTLDPMLAGLSTEAARMVDPAYVVQPTANWYFMIVSTVVIVVIGTLVTDRIVEPRLSAHRHTGEDVETATALSGQEKKALRLANLTLFGFIAAVALLALPQNSFLRNAETGSLMNNSPFMDGLIILIALLFFLPSVVYGRVSGNYKDEKDVCNQLGVNMSAMGSYIALAFVAAQFISYFNYTKLGSVLALKGASFLEQAGVGGPVLMICFILFSALINLVMGSASAKWTILAPVFVPMFMLLGYSPELTQVAYRIGDSCTNLITPLMTYFAMIVVFAKKYDKDSGIGTLISTMLPYSLFFMIGWSVLLVVWMMLGLPLGPGAAMTF
- a CDS encoding AraC family transcriptional regulator; the protein is MDHMMFSIFPNERFVDLGLYQYGWEECEPLHSYGPYARNHYLFHYVISGTGTLQSTDSRGITNTYKIKSGEGFMIFPKQVNTYYADKDHPWEYTWLEFDGLRVKEAIELAGLDMDHPVYHSNARDLTAQLKNEMLYIAQNPNQSPYHLIGHLYLFLDYLTRSCASRKLLQSGKMRDFYVKEALSFIEQNFQNDISVEDIAAFCNLNRSYFGKIFRDATGKSPQEFLISYRMSKAAELLKLTELAIRDISNAVGYPSQLHFSRAFKNVYGISPREWRAQNKLTP
- a CDS encoding sugar ABC transporter substrate-binding protein → MLKWKKQSIAAGLAVLMASSALSGCAGAGQDGKVSLSFQIWDNAQRGGMQAIADAYMAKHPEVTVDVQVTSWDEYWTKLDAAAESNQLPDIFWMHTNQILKYADYGMLADVTDLYDDVDPDYYNKHYSEISQDNARGSDGRMYGVPKDKDTIGLVYNKVLFDQAGVAYPDETWTWDDLCSASAAIYEKTGKYGYMAYADDQLGYWNFVYQAGGYILNEDKTKAGFDQPGTKKGMEFYINLQKEPWCPDQNYFAETNPGTAFASGQGAMYLEGNWNLMSMMENNKDIEGQWDIAVLPKCPDPVSGDGRATISNGLSYATGAKGKKLSYALDFLKFCGSEEGQRVQGMSGAAIPAYIGLEDTWIQAFDRFEHKLSVEHCVEMFPYGVQSVNNASRPNWKTQVNDILLKIYSGELTLEEGLARMQKQVDEAKAP
- a CDS encoding sugar ABC transporter permease, with translation MGKKKWLTEDAKWGYLLVAPTIIGLVLLNVYPFIQTLVLSFSTTHPFGYYEITGVGNYVQMFSDKEFWKATWNSIYFCILTVPLGVFLSLLTAVLLNAKIAGKTAFRAIYFLPMVVAPAAIAMVWKWIFNAEYGIINQIIGTKVNWLTNPALVLPACAVVAIWSAVGYDAVLLLSGIQNISKSYYEAASLDGASKVQQFELSPLSRTFLKVGQFIFPPLLPTSCSQMSCFLLLWYSMIVLSNLVTLKYSAS
- a CDS encoding IS3 family transposase, with amino-acid sequence MNDSSCIFEIIQQTLAQNGNTLSAKELCSAAGVSRSGYYAWLKAAPVREQKEEEDRRDFELVLSAYKQHGYPKGARGIHMALLHSDPPVIMNLKKIRRLMEKFRLSCPYRGPNPNKRLAKALRTGSVSDNLLRREFESYGPRMVLLTDITYLPYAGRFAYLSTILDAFTKQILSYVLSESLEVDFVLETVERLIADHGISLHAETIIHSDQGCHYTSRSFINILYDRKLRQSMSRKGCCWDNAPQESFFGHMKDHIRGNLADCAAFIEVKCVIDDYMEYYNNERYQWKLAKLAPNEFYDFFITGKYPLDIPNRPSCPVITKRPEELGGRILQSNKIT
- a CDS encoding HTH domain-containing protein, yielding MSRKPFTEEEILLLRQNPYTYSVTQFQLNLTKEFKEIFYSEYQKGELPRKILEDHGYNPAILGERRIWSISGHIREQYKKYGCFYEGNYTHGKRQPQEQTGDNHASEKEELKQLRHEVDYLKQEVEFLKKISAVRTTRK